gaaTGCAAATgtgcaattattattattgacaaCTTATTGTTCTAGTTtccagaaattgttcagatacaATGGCATGATTTATAAACTCTTGGGTGTATTAGATAATTCAACAAACAAGGGTACAACTTCATCTTTCTGTACCAACGAAATAAGAGTTGTACAAGGGTGTGGAATCGTCGGTGCGAGGGAGAGGAccatttagaaaaattttgtcaTGACTTTTGGAAAGCGTTACTGATCGATAATATGAGCCACATTTCAAAACCCTCTATTTATATTTCGCGCTTCAGCtggcatacatacttatttagattaaacaattttctcattaaaatatgtaagcaattaaatttgctgtcGAAAATATAACAAGCAATTACCAAAACGAAAAACTAtcatgcaaaaaataaaataatcacgACAAATGTTGGGAGTACTGAATTGTTACAATCACTAAGTTGCGCGCCTTGTGTCATATTGttctaataaaatgaaattgggAACTTTTCCTGCAGTTATCACTGGATTCTATATACTTATTAAATTTACATCGGTTATTGCATATATAAAGTTTACGAATGTGAAGTGTGTGAACTACGATAAAAGCTTCTTGGAAATCCGACAATGCGAGCTTAAAGCTTTGGCCCGCAATAAAGTCGCATTTTTCCTTAATATTCACTTTTTACAATTGCCCATAAATAACATCAGCGGGAACTTGGACGTTTATAGAAAGGCGAATGGCTATCGTCCTTTCCTGTTTAATTATACAACAGATTTTTGTCAGTTTATGAAAAACAAGAAGCGAATACCTTTTGGCAAGATGCTAATGAATGTGTTTCAATTATATTCCAATGTAAACCACACTTGCCCCTACAACGTAAGATTTCGTGTGATAAAATATATTCGGGATATTTTACCATAAATCATTTCATTTCTAGCATGACTTTATCATCAAGAATTTTGTGCTCGAGACAGAACATCTTCAATCACTACCTGTGCCAACTGGTGAATACCTTATGCGATTTTTGGTCGAATTCTAcaatgttttgaaatataagGTCGagacatatatacaaatagtaGAAGAATGAATAATTATTATGATTAGTTCTAAcgtaataatttaaatacaaaataaagagCAAGTTGTAAGTAATAcagatatatactatatacatatattgatatgtaTGTCATACAAACTATAATGTTTTTGTTCGCCTAACGATTGTTCGTAAAACCTGAAATTAatcgagatatgtatgtatagagttttatatactatatatgtacatacatgtgtataaatGACGAGGATGACGAGAAGCTTGTACCAGCGATAACTTGAGTGAAAATTGGAATAACGTGTTGAAACTTCGCTCGAgtaaaaatgggcgaaatcagactacaaccacgcctacttcgtATGTAACACAATTTAAGTCCGAATCAAGCATATCTGCCTAGGTGGTCCAGCTATGAACTTAACTTTTCAAACCACAGATACCGAAGTGTCTATGGCTGTCTTTTTACCGAAAACACCTTTTATGAAACATCGGGCCTTTGTGTCAGACTAAGTGATTCTACGATCTATAAGTCAACCAGAtacgtatactatatatatgtatacatataactcatacactgacccatatattcggcataaggtttgttagaaaaatgaatTCCTTATTTGTAGCATATGGAAATTGGTCGTGTCAATATTAATACGATTTTATCTATTCCAATCATATAGAAAaaagtcaaccggatgttcgaaaatcctggaaatagttatatgggggttaagtcaagttttcggccaagtgtatgtatgtaatttagacacaaagatatactgttatgagtaaaacatgttctgtaattttcattgagataactcaaatatccagcataaagtcatctggaaagtgaaagaatcaagtggaattttcACAATGTGAGATAGGAATATTAAAAGAGTGttacgtactaaatttagtagAAATCGGTGGTTCGGGTTCCGAGATATGAGATTTCGTTTAAAAGGTGGCAGAATAAATGGCTTCCTCATTAAACATTTACTTGAGACTTgaagattattatattaaatatagagTCTTTGAGAAGTTTAATATCATGGTggacaaattttaaattgaccTTCTAAAATCAAATCctactaaaatgaaaaaaatatatatatataaatcttagACGTGCGGGTGACATACTTCATTGCCatgtacgaggtttgacaattaagtaatgagaccgattttattgccgcgcttgtggtaaacctgtgatcctgaaattccctttctctttttccggcatccctcccctctcccttcgttctagcttgtttagttcgcctgctgcgtcaaggtcacgaaaatggaaaaacgaaatcaagagcaacgcgtcgcgcccgaaaaaagctcgcatgagcaagtcgaaggtgaaaacgatgattattgccttttagtagccgtggaatcgtccacaaagaattctttccaccggggaaaactgtgaatcaagtatactattgccaagtactcgaaagattgcgaaaacgagtcaacagggtgcgcccagacatcgctcgtaactggatccttcatcacgacaacgcgccgtgccacaccgccctcagcgtgtctcagtatttggcctctaaagagatcgccgtgttgcaacagccgccttattcgcctgACATGTCactctgtgactttttttgtttcctgaaacaaaatcggtggtcaaaggaacccattttgagtcgattacagacatccaggcggctgtaacgagggtactcgcgaacatcccagtcgaagcgttccagaaatgttacgaagcaaggaaaacgcgctggaaatcgctgtatagctgcccaaggggactactttgaagaggatgacggtttttatggaatcagtctcattactttaTTGTCATACTCGTACAGTCATGGTAGTCAGTTCGtgtattgaatagaaaaattttagatAACGAAACGATTTGGACCAAGTTTTGAGAATCTTTTGAGAAAGGGAGGTCATTAGTGGCACGACGTTGTCAGTATACAAAAAACCTTTGAATCAATAGCAGTCTGAATAGATGAATTGAAAGTTTTCCTCAGCTTTTTGTCTTCAATTTCGGAACGTTACAAGCAGCGTATCTGTCATATTCGATTCGTTTGCCAGATCGATCGATTATTTCGGAAGAATTACGCTGAGTGAATGAATCccaattataaattcaaatttgcaTACGGCTGCGATGAGTATCGTTGCTATTTCCGCTGTTtccttatttttccaattactGATTTTTGTCAGAGCTTTGACGATCAACGATAATTTTGCGGAAAATTGGATAAGTACATCGTGCTCAACTATTTTTTCTAATCTGGTCGTAAGTTTGGGATACGGGTTCTTGAAATTTTAGAAACTTTTAATAAGAAATTAACCCACATTACTCAAATTTATGTAACATGTCcatataaaaacttttcaaatccGATCTAAACCCGCACATTTTCACCTTCACTTCAAATTTTAGTGCGTTTGCAAGTTTacataaaaaccaataaatCAGATTTTGAAAACAAGATTTGTTTAAGTGCCTGCATTGTCAAACATTACATTCCAACTGTTTTATCCCGTTAGCTTAAGTTTTAGGAcctatccagaatcgaccctgaCACACGCTTgacactaaccacctctttgcatggcCTACTAACGTTATACAACTGACACTCCACTCCTTATGGTTCGACACCGTCGAAACAACACGTTCCTGGGCCTGCCGTTGGATGACCGAGATGTCAACTTATCTAATACTTACCATCCTAGCGGGGACTAAGtaatcgttacaacaacaacgaactaGTCGCTCTGTTTTTGAGATAACGAACTGAAATTTTACGTCCTTTGCTCTTCAGGTAGCTGCTAATTTGTAAAATGGTAtagatattttctttaaatatataccCTGAAAGTTGCTTAGGTAAACTTATGTTAATATGGTTTCCACTTTTGACATTTCTGCATATTACAACAAGGAATGTGTAAAAAAAGGTGACTGGCTACTCAACTGCTTAAGATCAGTTTCACAGCTACAGCTGAAATTTAACATTTCAAATAGATTTGAACAGGCTTTGGTGTAAttaatcattgttgttgttgtttttgttgttgtagcgacagacAACATTCCTAAAGTAATTTGAAGAACGCTCCCAATTTGACTGTCCTGGACAAAATGGAAATCCTGGGTCCGTTCCGATTACGTAGGCGCATAGGAACGCGAGGAATGAATGCTAATCTATTCCGACTATACTCAAGTCTCTCTGATCTCTCCAATCCGCTCGTTCACTCATTATGTATATTGTGAATGGTGGTGTAGATAAGTAGTTGTTGTTGAAAAAATCTAGTAACATTTGTTCGCTCCTCTCCTCTCCTCTGCTCTCCTCTCCTCCCATCCTACTATCACGtataaattgaatataattgaaaaaaatgtttattcaaACGTTTGtggtatatttatttgtgtatttttctgTTAGTATTCAATTATGGTATATGTTACAAATTGTTCATTGATTGCATAATATTGCGCTTAATTTATGAGATTGACAGAAATGCAAGCAACtgagttgaaattttaaatacataatcGTAATGGCATGATATTTATAGTGTGACTGTTTTATTTATGGCTGAGAAGCAACAAtatgctttatttatatttaataatataatcttaTTTACTGTTTTCAAAAGTATTCGTACCAATTTCGTTATATATTTGTGGCGTTCTTATAATTACGCTATTTGTAGTCAGATCTACACTGGTTGTACACACGCTAAAATGTTGCTGATGATGATTGCTTGGTTGCGAAGCTTTAAAAAGTAACAAACGCTTCACACCTTAAATCCACTGCcttcgtaaaaatatttccattcgTTAAAATGACTTAAAACTtgcataaatttttctataatttaataataatgtattttgtgtatgaatatgaaaaagtttgcaACTCTCCAACTCCTTCTATCTCTCCCAGCATCTTCGTTTCAAATTAAAACACTCGTTTGATCGccattttatgttaaaattgtATGCTGCATGATTATTAAAGCTAACTctgtgtattttaatatgttgttatgtatgcgtgtatgcgtGTATGCATGTAGACGATGCGTGTATGTATTGTACTTAGATTTCTTTTCAATTAGGCtaatattatttgaacaaattttctataaacaaatttgtatggtTACATTGACTAGCAAATAACTTACTTAACATAACGTAAATTGGCATAAAATAATGgtctacataaaaatatacatatacaagtataattagGTCTATATAAGTACAATATTTAAATCTAAGTATATGTTAGTAATATGTCAGACATGGCAACGAACTTTCCAAGCACAATTGTTAGCTACAAACGATACGATTGCCtataaatttctataatattcTTGCTctggaatatgtatgtatgtatg
This genomic stretch from Bactrocera dorsalis isolate Fly_Bdor chromosome 5, ASM2337382v1, whole genome shotgun sequence harbors:
- the LOC125778999 gene encoding uncharacterized protein LOC125778999 is translated as MKLGTFPAVITGFYILIKFTSVIAYIKFTNVKCVNYDKSFLEIRQCELKALARNKVAFFLNIHFLQLPINNISGNLDVYRKANGYRPFLFNYTTDFCQFMKNKKRIPFGKMLMNVFQLYSNVNHTCPYNHDFIIKNFVLETEHLQSLPVPTGEYLMRFLVEFYNVLKYKVETYIQIVEE